In Camelus bactrianus isolate YW-2024 breed Bactrian camel chromosome 34, ASM4877302v1, whole genome shotgun sequence, one genomic interval encodes:
- the CLEC12B gene encoding C-type lectin domain family 12 member B has protein sequence MSEEVTYATLSFQDSVAAGNNWDGNNLRKRGYPAPSPIWRQAALGLLALCLMLLIGLVTLGIMFLQTSDESNADSEKLSQLQKVIHEQQDNLSQQLSNHRSFPTEEASLQSQISSLLKRQGQMAIKLCQELITHTSDHKCNPCPKTWQWYQSSCYYFATNEEKTWPNSRKNCVDKNATLVKIDSLEEKDFLKSQPIPKFPFFWLGLSWDPSGSRWLWEDGSVPAPSLFSANEYAQVNGSKGCAYFQKGNIYISRCSAEISWICEKTAASVKIGDLDE, from the exons ATGTCCGAAGAAGTGACCTACGCGACACTCAGCTTTCAGGATTCTGTTGCAGCAGGAAATAATTgggatggaaacaacctaaggaAAAGAG GGTATCCAGCTCCATCCCCCATATGGCGTCAGGCTGCCCTGGGTCTGCTAGCGCTTTGTCTGATGCTGTTGATTGGGTTGGTGACCTTGGGGATCATGT TTTTGCAGACATCAGATGAATCTAACGCAGATTCAGAGAAACTGAGTCAGCTTCAGAAGGTCATCCACGAACAGCAGGATAACTTATCCCAGCAGCTGAGCAACCACAGGAGCTTCCCCACGGAGGAAGCATCTCTCCAATCACAGATCTCCAGCCTGTTGAAGAGGCAGGGACAAATGGCCATCAAACTCTGCCAAGAGCTAATCACTCACACTTCAG ACCATAAATGTAATCCTTGTCCTAAGACGTGGCAGTGGTACCAAAGCAGCTGCTATTATTTTGCAACAAATGAGGAGAAAACCTGGCCCAACAGCAGAAAAAACTGCGTGGACAAGAACGCCACGTTGGTGAAGATAGACAGCTTGGAGGAAAAG GATTTTCTGAAGTCACAGCCAATACCTAAGTTTCCTTTCTTCTGGTTGGGATTGTCATGGGATCCATCTGGCAGCCGTTGGCTCTGGGAGGACGGCTCTGTCCCCGCTCCATCCTT ATTTAGTGCTAATGAATATGCCCAGGTCAATGGATCCAAAGGATGTGCctattttcaaaaaggaaatatttatatttcccGCTGTAGCGCTGAAATTTCTTGGATTTGTGAGAAGACAGCTGCATCAGTGAAGATTGGAGATTTGGATGAATAA